The sequence TGGAACTGCAAGAAAATATTCACATCAGTCACAACACCATTTATCAGCATATCTGGGCTGATAAACGAGCGGGAGGCGCGCTGTATCCTCGTTTGCGCTGGTCGCACAAAAAGAAACCCAAGCGCTACAGCAACTGAGACCGACGCAGACAAATCCCCAATCGGATTAGCATTGAGCAACGTCCCGCTGTGGTGGATCAAAAGCTTCGACAGTGTGATTGGGAGCTGGACACCATCATCGGTGCCAATCATCACTGCGCCATGGTGTCCGCTCTCGAGCGCAAGTCACAATTCATTTGCCTCAAACTGGTGACACATAAAACCGCCGAGTTAGTGACTGCCGCCATTATCGATAAGCTGGCTGGCCTCAAGCATAAGGTGCATACCTTAACCGTCGATAATGGGAAAGAGTTTGCTTTACATCACCAATTGGCAACCGCATTGGAGGCGTCGGTATATTTCGCCCATCCTTATCGTTCTTAGGAACGCGGCCTGAATGAAAACATCAATGGTCCCATTCGACATTTTTTTACAACGAACCATGATTTTTTGATCGATCACCGAACAAGACATTTTCTTTGTTGAAAATCGACCGAATAATCGACTCAGAAAATCATTCAATTTCAAAGCAACCAATGAAATTTTTTAATTCATCGGTTGCTCTTGGGACTTGAATCCACCTAGTATAAAAAAAGAGTTGACATTCAACTCAACATTTTGTATATTTAACGTCGCTTGATGAAATTTTAATTAACTGATCCATCGGGGGGCACCGCATGAATCAGACATTTGGAGAACTGTTACGAAGCATCCGCCGATCGAAGGGAATGAGCCAGCGGGAGTTGGCCGATCGGATTGCTGTCGATTTTTCCTACATCAGCAAATTGGAGAACGACCGCATTCCGCCGCCAGCCGCTGATACCATCGTCAAAATATGCCAGGTATTGGGAGTCCAACCAGAATTGCTGCTCTCCCTGACGGGAAAACTTCCCAGCGAGATCAAAGAGCTAATCGGTTCCAACCCCAAAGCGCTGGAGTTTCTCCGAAAAGCCCATGCGATGAATCTCGATGAAAAAGACTGGGATGAATTGCATGCCAAACTTGCCTCGCTGCGTTAGCATCAGCGGTTGGCCGATCCAATGGTAAGCCACCCAGAACCGTCCAGGTTTGGCATTTATTATTTCGTCCTTGACCAGCTACAACGCCAGTCGGGACAAATAAGAATGTTCACTATTGAGGTGGATCATGAGTGATCATTGGATTTCGTATCAGAGTTTTGTTAAGAATCAGCAACTGCTGGAAGCCATCAACACCCTATCGATACATACGAAATTGAAATTAGCTGGCGATGCCGACAGTGGACGATCCCAAGAGGTCGAACAAGCAAAACAGCAAATCGCTCATTTCATCACGACGTTTGATCAATTGATCCAAAAAAATAATGATGATCAAACACTTCATGGCGCCGACGAGCGATTGCGACAACTGCTGCAAGATTTCTATTCAGCCAGAAGGGACAATCAGAAATTTCGTTCTCAGTTCTTTACGAAATCACCATCTCAAATTCTCAAGCTGATGGCTTCAGATAAAACTGAAGATGAAGAAGCCCTGGTCGAATGCTTAAGAGAGCTAAGGTTGTTGATCGAGCAACATGTTCATGCTGATACCACTGCCATCCTGGGGGAATTTTAATGCGGGAGATACTGGAGCAAGCCAATTTAGCCCTGTTAGCCGAAATCGATTTACTGATCGCTGCTTTGCCCGATAAAAGTTCGATCGCTCCGGAATTAGCCACCTATTATGACCAAATTGAAGCCTCATGTCAGTGCTTGCGCCAGAAAGTGCGTCAGTCATTGAAAGATTTAAGCAGGGGAAAAGACAATATCCTCGTCGATATTCTCAGCAATACCCAGACTCACACCCGTGAATTTCATCTCTATAATTATCGCTTGGTCACGCCATTGCGGCGCTATCGTGAGTCGGATTTGCTCTGCTTGAAACTGATCCACTGGCTACATCAGATGCATCCGAAGACCCGTATGATACCTGGCGCTTTTTGCGATGGCGATATTGGGATTTATCCCTCCATAGGCTATCCCATCACTTATTTCATGCCAACGTCTGCGCAGTACGGTTTGCTCTATTTGCCGCTGTTCTTTCATGAATTCGGCCATCTGCTCTACGCCTGTCATGAACCTGAGATGAACCAATTGGTATTTGACTTGCAAAATGAAATTGATTCTATCATCAAGCAGGAGATGGTCAATCAAGGGGCCAAAGGTCCTAAAAATGCCCAAAAGCGCAAAGTAATTGTCCAAACCTGGTTCACCTGGACCCAGGAACTTTTCTGCGATGCGGTGGGATTTCAGATCGGGGGACTGAGTTATATTTACGCTTTTTCGATGTATCTGAAGATGTGGGGCATCGATCGGTTTCATCTCCCCATTGAACGATTGACCACAAGCACCCATCCACTCACTTGGTTTCGCATCAAATTTTTGGCGGAATTTCTCCAAGCCGCTGGCAATGAGAAGGTTGCGGAATGGCTGACCGCAGAGTGGCAGGCGATCGCCGATGCTCTTGCTGTGAACGAGGATTATTTTGGCTTTTATCAGGACGATTTTAAACCGCCAATTATGGAAACGCTGCGCAGTATGCTGGAAGAAGCTGCGCCGCTCCTCTACAGCCAACACGAATTTGATGCATACCAGCCGTGCCCATCCCCGATTGATGTGTTGAATTGGGCCTGGCAAAAATTTTATGAAGACCCCAATGGCTATCCGCAATGGGAAAAGCAAGCAGTTTCGACTTTTCTCAGCACGTTTGATGCGGTATACC comes from candidate division KSB1 bacterium and encodes:
- a CDS encoding helix-turn-helix domain-containing protein; this encodes MNQTFGELLRSIRRSKGMSQRELADRIAVDFSYISKLENDRIPPPAADTIVKICQVLGVQPELLLSLTGKLPSEIKELIGSNPKALEFLRKAHAMNLDEKDWDELHAKLASLR
- a CDS encoding IS30 family transposase, coding for MPNRISIEQRPAVVDQKLRQCDWELDTIIGANHHCAMVSALERKSQFICLKLVTHKTAELVTAAIIDKLAGLKHKVHTLTVDNGKEFALHHQLATALEASVYFAHPYRS